A window from Corynebacterium singulare encodes these proteins:
- a CDS encoding DEAD/DEAH box helicase produces the protein MGEELVEHLVERFAESELTHSTTLPAQPAQYAPWPEWVLPELKTALVEQGVSHLYSHQVAVANAAWSGQDVVVATGTSSGKSLGYRLPILTALAQDPTACALYITPTKALGSDQLRAVLELTQGIAALHDVHPAPYDGDTPTEARAGIRDHARFIFSNPDMIHSSLLGAHQRWARVLRHLRFIVIDEAHAYRGVFGANVALVVRRLLRLCAHYGSQPVIVAASATMRDPSAHALRLTGRDMLAVTEDGAPTGARTVALWEPGFMEGIEGQNGAPVRRAATTEAAWMMAALVAQGARTLTFVRSRRAAETTALRAAEELSGKLGRPDFARRIAAYRAGYLAEDRRALEQALDDGSLLGVATTSALELGIDVGGLDAVITAGFPGTVASFWQQAGRAGRRGQGSLVVLVARDEPMDTYLVHHPEALLGRPVEASVFNPANPYILGGHVYCAAVEKPLTDADVAAFRAETVVHDLAQRGFLRRRPQGWFAAPLPAGSAELTPETAHAAVSLRGGSGEEVMIVDSSDGRLLGTIDAARAISQVHPGAVYLHRGESYVIEDLQLSDDSDPGVALAVPKTPDYTTQPKSTTDIRILREADELVNYAPGLWVASLEVEVTDKVTGYQVKLPDGSVGEDIPLDLPEQRLVTRAVAYTIDPLALAAMGVTAGQTPGTLHAAEHAAIGLLPLIATCDRWDIGGVSTAQHADTGLPTVFVYDGHPGGAGFAEEGFRRFPEWIEATFEAVRSCPCESGCPSCVQSPKCGNGNNPLDKAGAVALLGALVTMTS, from the coding sequence ATGGGCGAGGAGCTCGTCGAGCACCTCGTCGAGCGCTTCGCCGAATCTGAACTGACGCATTCGACGACCCTTCCGGCCCAACCTGCCCAGTATGCGCCGTGGCCCGAGTGGGTCTTGCCGGAGCTCAAGACCGCGTTGGTGGAGCAGGGCGTGTCCCACCTTTATTCCCACCAAGTGGCGGTGGCGAACGCCGCGTGGTCCGGTCAGGACGTGGTGGTGGCCACTGGTACGAGCTCGGGAAAGTCCTTGGGCTACCGCCTGCCTATTCTCACAGCCTTGGCGCAGGACCCGACCGCCTGTGCGCTGTATATCACGCCGACGAAAGCGCTGGGGTCGGACCAGTTGCGCGCGGTTCTGGAACTCACACAGGGCATCGCCGCGCTTCACGACGTCCACCCCGCCCCCTACGACGGCGATACCCCCACCGAAGCGCGTGCCGGCATCCGTGACCACGCACGATTCATCTTCTCTAACCCGGACATGATTCATTCCTCCCTGCTCGGCGCGCATCAGCGCTGGGCACGCGTGCTGCGGCATCTGCGCTTCATCGTCATCGATGAGGCGCATGCTTATCGCGGCGTCTTCGGGGCAAACGTGGCCTTGGTTGTTCGTCGACTACTGCGGCTGTGCGCACACTATGGCTCGCAGCCGGTGATCGTTGCGGCCTCGGCCACGATGCGGGATCCTTCCGCCCACGCTCTGCGCCTAACTGGGCGTGACATGCTGGCCGTCACCGAGGACGGCGCGCCGACGGGTGCGCGGACTGTGGCTTTATGGGAACCCGGGTTCATGGAGGGAATCGAAGGCCAGAATGGTGCCCCAGTGCGCCGCGCCGCCACGACGGAAGCCGCGTGGATGATGGCCGCTCTGGTGGCTCAGGGAGCCCGAACATTGACATTCGTCCGCTCGCGGCGCGCGGCGGAAACCACGGCACTGCGAGCAGCCGAAGAGCTCTCCGGCAAACTAGGCCGCCCAGATTTCGCGCGGCGCATCGCTGCCTACCGCGCCGGTTACCTCGCCGAAGACCGCCGCGCGTTGGAGCAGGCGCTTGATGACGGCTCCCTGCTCGGCGTTGCCACCACCTCTGCATTAGAACTCGGCATCGACGTTGGTGGCCTCGACGCCGTCATCACCGCCGGATTCCCTGGCACCGTCGCCAGCTTCTGGCAGCAGGCTGGTCGTGCGGGTCGCCGTGGCCAGGGCTCGCTGGTGGTCCTCGTGGCTCGCGATGAGCCGATGGACACCTACCTTGTTCACCACCCCGAGGCTCTCTTGGGCCGGCCGGTCGAAGCCAGCGTGTTCAACCCAGCCAACCCCTATATCCTGGGCGGACACGTGTACTGCGCGGCGGTGGAAAAACCGCTCACGGATGCTGACGTTGCCGCCTTCCGTGCCGAAACCGTCGTCCACGATCTGGCCCAGCGAGGCTTCCTGCGCCGCCGCCCCCAAGGCTGGTTTGCTGCTCCCCTGCCTGCCGGATCGGCCGAACTCACCCCGGAGACCGCGCATGCAGCCGTCTCCCTGCGCGGTGGCTCCGGTGAGGAGGTCATGATTGTGGATTCCTCCGACGGCCGCCTGCTGGGCACCATTGATGCCGCCCGTGCCATAAGCCAGGTGCACCCCGGCGCGGTCTACTTGCACCGCGGCGAAAGCTACGTCATCGAGGACCTGCAGCTCAGCGACGACTCCGACCCCGGCGTGGCTCTCGCCGTGCCGAAGACCCCGGACTACACCACGCAGCCAAAGTCCACGACGGACATCCGCATCCTGCGCGAAGCCGATGAACTGGTCAACTACGCACCGGGCCTGTGGGTTGCGAGCTTGGAGGTAGAGGTAACCGACAAGGTAACCGGCTACCAGGTGAAGCTTCCCGATGGCTCCGTGGGTGAGGACATCCCTCTTGACCTTCCGGAGCAGCGCCTGGTGACCCGCGCGGTGGCCTACACCATCGATCCGCTGGCACTAGCAGCGATGGGAGTCACCGCGGGGCAAACACCGGGCACGCTACATGCAGCAGAGCATGCCGCTATTGGCTTACTGCCGCTCATTGCCACGTGTGACCGCTGGGACATCGGCGGTGTATCCACCGCACAGCATGCAGATACCGGCCTGCCCACGGTCTTTGTCTACGACGGCCACCCCGGTGGCGCCGGCTTCGCCGAGGAGGGCTTCCGCCGCTTCCCAGAGTGGATCGAGGCCACCTTCGAAGCCGTGCGCTCGTGTCCCTGCGAATCCGGCTGCCCGTCGTGCGTGCAATCCCCCAAGTGCGGCAACGGCAACAATCCGCTGGATAAGGCCG
- a CDS encoding cold-shock protein → MAYGTVKFFNAEKGYGFIEQEDGSGDLFVHYTEIQGSGFRTLADNQRVSFEVGEGPKGPQATNVETV, encoded by the coding sequence ATGGCATACGGTACCGTCAAATTCTTCAACGCCGAAAAAGGTTACGGCTTCATTGAGCAGGAGGACGGCTCCGGCGACCTCTTCGTGCATTACACCGAAATCCAGGGATCAGGGTTCCGCACGTTGGCAGACAACCAGCGCGTCTCCTTCGAGGTGGGCGAAGGGCCTAAGGGCCCGCAGGCCACCAACGTTGAAACCGTCTAG
- a CDS encoding DedA family protein, whose translation MIASITAWFEVIMATQWIYPLVGVLIFLDCFFPVLPSEIPLNMVGAWSGSQGFPHVPTMFFVATVAAILGDNLCFLLGTRLITLINRAQKGTKAYDALAWVKRNIRRSGGAAIIIARFIPSARLFMTILLGSMRYPWPLFFFFDTCGVLLWVAQALAIGYLGGVAFSGSPAIAMLISIIAAVIIGFGLQKGQNKLMEWWDTRRGYAETP comes from the coding sequence ATGATCGCTTCTATTACCGCATGGTTCGAGGTCATCATGGCCACCCAGTGGATTTATCCACTGGTGGGTGTCCTGATTTTCCTCGATTGCTTCTTCCCCGTCCTGCCCTCCGAAATTCCCCTCAACATGGTGGGCGCGTGGTCCGGTTCGCAGGGTTTTCCCCACGTGCCCACGATGTTTTTCGTGGCCACGGTGGCCGCGATTCTGGGCGATAACTTGTGTTTCCTTCTGGGCACGCGGCTCATCACCCTTATTAATAGAGCCCAAAAAGGCACAAAGGCCTACGACGCCTTGGCATGGGTTAAGCGCAATATTCGGCGCAGTGGCGGCGCCGCCATCATCATCGCGCGCTTCATCCCGTCGGCCCGCCTCTTCATGACGATTCTGCTGGGCTCCATGCGTTATCCGTGGCCGCTGTTTTTCTTCTTCGACACCTGCGGAGTGCTGCTGTGGGTAGCCCAGGCGCTGGCCATCGGTTACCTCGGCGGCGTGGCCTTTTCTGGCTCACCGGCAATAGCCATGCTGATTTCCATCATCGCCGCAGTCATCATTGGCTTCGGCCTGCAGAAAGGCCAAAACAAGCTCATGGAGTGGTGGGATACCCGCCGCGGCTACGCGGAAACCCCCTAG
- the topA gene encoding type I DNA topoisomerase, translating to MAEGSGPGKTLVIVESATKAKKIQPYLGDKYIVEASVGHIRDLPRGAADVPAKYKKESWARLGVNPEDNFTPLYVISQDKKKKVADLKSKLKQCDQLYLATDPDREGEAIAWHLLEVLKPKVPVRRMVFNEITKSAILEAAENTRELDADLIDAQETRRILDRLYGYEVSPVLWKKVMPRLSAGRVQSVATRVIVERERERMAFIPAEYWDLTATLTSSPDFDARLSALDGKRVAAGRDFDDRGQLKSDEVVVVKQAEAEALARALEGSTMTVASVEHKPYSRKPAAPFMTSTLQQEAGRRLHYTSERTMRIAQRLYENGHITYMRTDSTSLSTQGLSAAREAATSIFGAEFVADGPRTYDRKVKNSQEAHEAIRPAGERFATPGQLAGQLDAEEYKLYELIWKRTVASQMADAKGTSMKVTVAVTADGRDADFSATGRTITFPGFLKAYEDVAAKGSKEESRLPHLNEGDTLTTSAVTADGHTTNPPARYTEASLVKKMEDLGIGRPSTYASIIKTIQDRGYVLSRGNALVPSWVAFAVVGLLENNFTELVDYDFTSSMEDELDSIAAGRENGTEWLTNFYFGNTEVGDQKAASIARHGGLKSLVDINLEAIDARKVNSLRLYTDAEGRDVFVRVGRYGPYIERAVGTNEDGTVEYQRANLSETVTPDELNEALAEKLFATPQGGRELGQNPKNGRTIVAKEGRFGPYVTEQVRDDERETAEAEAEEVVKQERAAEDAERAAEGKRAKNWETKTAAKQKEKRIAEYIEEKLKPGTASLFSSMEPASVTLEEALKLLSLPREVGTDPVDGEVITAQNGRYGPYLKKGKDSRSLANEEQIFSITLDEARRIYAEPKRRGRAAAQPPLKQLGDNDVSGKPMTVKDGRFGPYVTDGTTNASLRRGDDPEQLTDARANELLSERRAKEAANGGTKKSTKKAAKKSTKKSTKKATKKSTKKAAKKPSPGTKNVVKAGSRKK from the coding sequence GTGGCAGAAGGTTCCGGCCCGGGAAAAACCCTGGTCATCGTCGAGTCAGCAACCAAGGCGAAGAAGATCCAGCCTTACCTCGGCGATAAGTACATCGTTGAGGCCTCCGTCGGCCACATCCGCGACCTTCCCCGCGGAGCTGCCGATGTCCCCGCTAAGTACAAGAAGGAATCCTGGGCACGCCTGGGCGTGAACCCAGAGGATAACTTCACGCCGCTGTATGTCATCAGCCAGGACAAGAAGAAGAAGGTCGCGGACCTCAAGTCCAAGCTGAAGCAGTGCGATCAGCTCTACCTCGCAACAGACCCCGACCGCGAGGGTGAGGCCATTGCCTGGCACCTGCTCGAGGTGCTCAAACCCAAGGTGCCGGTGCGCCGCATGGTCTTCAATGAGATCACCAAGTCCGCAATCCTGGAGGCCGCAGAGAACACCCGTGAGCTCGACGCCGATCTTATCGACGCCCAAGAGACCCGCCGCATCCTCGACCGACTCTACGGCTACGAGGTCTCCCCGGTGCTGTGGAAGAAGGTTATGCCGCGCTTGTCTGCAGGCCGCGTGCAGTCGGTGGCTACCCGCGTCATCGTCGAGCGAGAGCGCGAGCGCATGGCGTTTATCCCGGCCGAGTATTGGGATCTCACCGCCACGCTGACGTCCTCCCCGGACTTCGATGCGCGTCTGAGCGCGCTCGACGGCAAGCGCGTCGCGGCGGGCCGTGATTTCGACGATAGGGGTCAGCTGAAGAGCGACGAGGTGGTCGTCGTCAAGCAGGCAGAGGCAGAAGCCCTCGCTCGCGCACTCGAAGGCTCCACCATGACCGTGGCCAGCGTTGAGCACAAACCGTACTCACGTAAACCCGCCGCGCCGTTCATGACCTCGACGCTGCAGCAGGAGGCCGGCCGCCGCCTGCACTACACCTCGGAGCGCACCATGCGCATTGCGCAGCGTCTTTACGAGAACGGTCACATTACCTATATGCGTACCGACTCGACCTCCCTGTCCACGCAGGGCCTGAGCGCGGCGCGCGAGGCAGCGACCTCCATTTTTGGCGCCGAGTTTGTCGCCGATGGCCCGCGCACCTATGACCGTAAGGTGAAGAACTCCCAGGAGGCCCACGAGGCCATTCGCCCCGCTGGTGAGCGTTTCGCAACTCCGGGCCAGCTGGCCGGCCAGCTCGACGCTGAGGAATACAAGCTCTACGAGCTGATTTGGAAGCGCACCGTGGCCTCCCAGATGGCCGATGCCAAGGGAACCTCGATGAAGGTCACCGTCGCCGTGACTGCGGATGGCCGCGATGCGGACTTCTCCGCCACCGGCCGCACCATTACCTTCCCGGGCTTCCTCAAGGCTTATGAGGATGTGGCTGCCAAGGGCTCGAAGGAAGAGTCGCGCCTGCCGCACCTCAACGAAGGCGACACGCTGACGACGTCCGCGGTTACTGCGGACGGCCACACCACCAACCCGCCGGCGCGCTATACCGAGGCCAGCCTGGTCAAGAAGATGGAAGACCTGGGCATTGGGCGTCCGTCGACGTACGCGTCCATCATCAAGACCATCCAGGACCGCGGCTACGTGCTCTCGCGCGGCAATGCGTTGGTGCCCTCTTGGGTTGCCTTCGCCGTCGTCGGACTGCTGGAGAACAACTTCACCGAGCTCGTGGACTATGACTTCACCTCCTCCATGGAGGATGAGCTCGACTCCATCGCTGCCGGCCGCGAGAACGGCACGGAGTGGCTGACCAACTTCTACTTCGGCAACACTGAGGTAGGTGACCAGAAGGCGGCGTCCATCGCTCGCCACGGAGGCCTGAAGTCCTTGGTGGACATCAACCTGGAAGCCATCGACGCCCGCAAGGTCAACTCCCTGCGCCTCTACACTGACGCCGAAGGCCGCGATGTCTTCGTGCGCGTGGGCCGCTACGGGCCTTACATCGAGCGCGCCGTGGGCACCAACGAGGACGGCACGGTGGAGTACCAGCGCGCCAACCTCTCCGAAACCGTCACTCCGGATGAGCTCAACGAGGCCCTGGCGGAGAAGCTTTTTGCCACCCCGCAGGGCGGGCGCGAGCTGGGTCAGAACCCGAAGAATGGCCGCACCATCGTGGCCAAGGAAGGCCGCTTCGGCCCCTACGTGACCGAGCAGGTGCGCGACGACGAACGCGAGACCGCTGAGGCCGAAGCCGAGGAGGTGGTCAAGCAGGAGCGCGCAGCGGAGGACGCCGAGCGCGCCGCCGAAGGCAAGCGCGCCAAGAACTGGGAGACCAAGACCGCGGCGAAGCAGAAGGAAAAGCGCATCGCCGAGTACATCGAGGAAAAGCTCAAGCCGGGCACGGCCTCGTTGTTCAGCTCCATGGAGCCGGCCAGCGTCACTCTCGAGGAAGCCCTCAAGCTGCTGAGCCTGCCGCGTGAGGTGGGCACCGACCCGGTTGACGGTGAGGTCATCACCGCGCAGAACGGCCGCTACGGCCCGTACCTGAAGAAGGGCAAGGACTCACGCTCCTTGGCTAATGAGGAACAGATCTTCTCCATTACCCTGGATGAGGCGCGCCGCATTTACGCGGAGCCGAAGCGCCGTGGCCGTGCGGCCGCGCAGCCACCGCTGAAGCAGCTGGGTGACAATGACGTCTCTGGCAAGCCGATGACGGTCAAGGATGGCCGTTTTGGCCCGTACGTCACCGACGGCACCACGAATGCCTCGTTGCGCCGTGGCGACGATCCGGAGCAGCTTACCGACGCCCGCGCGAACGAGCTCCTCTCCGAGCGCCGCGCCAAGGAAGCCGCCAACGGTGGGACCAAGAAGTCGACGAAGAAGGCCGCCAAGAAATCGACCAAAAAGTCGACGAAGAAGGCTACGAAGAAGAGCACGAAGAAGGCCGCAAAGAAACCCTCGCCCGGCACGAAGAACGTGGTCAAGGCCGGCTCCAGGAAGAAGTAA